Proteins encoded in a region of the Tautonia rosea genome:
- a CDS encoding tetratricopeptide repeat protein: MLLHFDLPTRLSIAIALAAILACLAPIIAQTTEPPVETPATLIEQCRFHDALEAIDLQAPDASLLRGLALIGLGRYDEAAAALESPNASGNESARLEALAKIAEARGQIDQSLNLMAQAVAAETKTIASPESLDGANTLARLHSDYGRLALRYGRTDLARDQFRAAITFVSTAHMKMHELGIPHDENDPRMFAGPATAGMAQLFASEGDDRRAERTFRSIVGRANDPATLRDLAAFALARGDDRSAQALLNRLIAQAENAPKHRRDLALALADAGREFDTALAIAEAAFADGPNTESRDTLAWILYCKGEHDRAAEILDEALKVGTQNPLILFHAGMIAHARGQTDDARRLLKQALAINPNFDPIASPMSRSTLGNAE, translated from the coding sequence ATGCTCTTGCACTTCGACCTTCCAACTCGTCTCTCCATTGCCATTGCCCTGGCGGCGATTCTTGCCTGCCTGGCTCCGATCATCGCCCAAACCACAGAGCCTCCGGTCGAAACTCCGGCGACCTTGATCGAGCAATGCCGCTTTCACGATGCCCTGGAAGCGATCGACCTTCAGGCCCCCGACGCTTCGCTGTTGCGGGGTCTCGCCTTGATCGGTCTCGGCCGGTACGACGAGGCAGCAGCCGCTCTTGAATCACCGAACGCCTCGGGCAACGAATCCGCTCGTCTGGAAGCTCTGGCGAAGATCGCCGAGGCCAGGGGCCAGATCGATCAATCGCTCAACCTCATGGCCCAGGCAGTCGCCGCCGAAACCAAGACGATTGCCTCGCCCGAATCGCTCGATGGCGCGAACACGCTGGCCCGCCTCCACTCTGATTACGGACGACTCGCCCTGCGTTACGGTCGAACCGACCTAGCCCGTGACCAGTTTCGAGCGGCGATCACATTTGTTTCAACCGCTCACATGAAGATGCACGAGTTGGGCATCCCACACGACGAGAACGACCCACGTATGTTTGCCGGCCCGGCGACCGCGGGCATGGCTCAACTCTTCGCCTCCGAGGGTGACGATCGCCGCGCCGAGCGGACCTTCCGGTCCATTGTCGGCCGCGCCAATGACCCCGCAACCCTTCGCGATCTGGCTGCGTTCGCCCTCGCTCGAGGGGATGACCGCTCCGCCCAGGCACTGCTCAATCGGCTGATCGCTCAGGCCGAAAATGCTCCAAAGCATCGCCGAGACCTCGCGCTCGCACTAGCCGATGCCGGACGTGAATTCGATACGGCGCTCGCGATCGCCGAAGCCGCCTTTGCGGACGGCCCGAACACGGAATCCCGCGATACCCTGGCCTGGATCTTGTACTGCAAGGGTGAGCACGACCGGGCTGCCGAAATCCTTGACGAGGCCCTCAAGGTCGGCACCCAGAACCCGTTGATCCTCTTTCACGCCGGCATGATCGCTCATGCTCGCGGTCAGACCGACGACGCCCGTCGTCTCCTGAAGCAAGCACTCGCCATCAACCCCAACTTCGACCCGATCGCTTCTCCGATGAGTCGGAGCACCCTCGGAAACGCAGAATGA
- a CDS encoding DUF3526 domain-containing protein → MIVRIARKELTEQLRDGRFRASAAIIAVLLIGATAVGWRSWRDVSEEHTRAQAEAREHFECQEEKNPHAAAHYGLYLFKPKLPLAFVDPGIDPYTGVSVYLEAHQRNDLQHRPARDATALQRFGELTAAAVLQFLMPLLIVVLTFPSIAAEREQGTLRQVLSLGVQPGQLVAGKALGLAVSLGLIAVPAVAIGVYLLIQSGPDAEKTWPHALAMATGYLVYLGIFLLLSLTVSARARSSRAALITLLAFWIVNTMIAPRLATDLSRRWLPTPSSLEFHAAIDRDIRQGIDGHDPADERLRRLEEDLLTQYDVDFVEDLPVNFQGIALQASEEYGNAVFDRHHDTLWERFWLQNALRKGLGFVLPTLAIRELSMGLAGTDTSQYHEFSEAAETHRRIIVRTLNKDLEINGADLGFMYQAGPELWESMPLFRYEMPEIGSVLFRQAFACLALIFWLALSIELLNRSARSLRAD, encoded by the coding sequence ATGATTGTCCGAATTGCCCGAAAGGAACTGACCGAACAACTCCGTGACGGCCGCTTCCGAGCCTCTGCGGCGATCATCGCGGTGCTTCTGATCGGCGCCACGGCTGTGGGCTGGCGATCCTGGAGAGACGTCAGCGAGGAGCACACCCGCGCCCAGGCCGAGGCCCGAGAGCACTTCGAGTGTCAGGAAGAGAAGAACCCCCATGCTGCGGCCCACTACGGGCTCTATCTCTTCAAACCTAAACTTCCCCTCGCATTCGTTGATCCGGGGATCGACCCCTACACCGGTGTTTCCGTCTACCTGGAAGCTCACCAACGGAACGACCTCCAGCATCGTCCGGCTCGAGATGCCACGGCGCTGCAACGCTTTGGGGAACTAACCGCGGCGGCGGTGCTTCAGTTCTTGATGCCTTTGCTCATCGTCGTCCTGACCTTTCCGAGCATCGCCGCCGAACGCGAGCAAGGTACACTCCGCCAGGTCTTGAGCCTAGGCGTCCAGCCCGGTCAACTGGTCGCCGGCAAGGCACTAGGGCTGGCGGTCAGCCTGGGATTGATCGCCGTGCCCGCCGTGGCAATCGGGGTCTACCTCCTCATCCAAAGCGGCCCCGACGCCGAGAAAACATGGCCGCATGCTCTGGCGATGGCAACCGGGTATCTCGTGTATCTGGGTATCTTCTTGCTGCTTTCGCTGACCGTCTCGGCTCGGGCTCGATCGTCGCGGGCAGCCTTAATCACTCTGCTCGCCTTCTGGATCGTCAATACGATGATCGCGCCCCGATTGGCAACCGACCTCTCTCGCCGCTGGCTCCCAACTCCCTCCTCGCTCGAATTCCACGCGGCGATTGATCGAGATATTCGGCAGGGAATCGACGGTCACGATCCCGCAGACGAGCGTCTTCGTCGTCTCGAAGAAGATCTCCTTACGCAATACGACGTCGACTTCGTGGAAGACCTGCCCGTCAACTTTCAAGGTATCGCCCTCCAGGCCAGCGAGGAGTACGGCAACGCCGTCTTCGACCGCCACCACGACACCCTTTGGGAACGCTTTTGGTTGCAGAACGCACTTCGGAAGGGGCTTGGATTTGTCTTGCCCACCCTGGCCATTCGCGAACTTTCCATGGGCCTGGCCGGCACTGACACGTCGCAATATCACGAGTTTAGCGAGGCCGCTGAGACCCATCGACGCATCATTGTCCGAACCTTGAACAAGGACCTGGAAATCAACGGCGCCGACCTCGGATTCATGTACCAGGCCGGTCCGGAACTCTGGGAATCCATGCCTTTATTTCGTTACGAGATGCCCGAAATCGGCTCGGTCCTCTTTCGACAGGCATTCGCATGCCTGGCCCTAATCTTCTGGCTTGCTCTCTCGATCGAACTGCTGAACCGATCGGCCCGTTCGCTCCGCGCTGATTGA
- a CDS encoding ABC transporter permease, with translation MVLRIAQHEARLLIADRTLIAVSLVLVAIVAYGVANGASWVAFQQSTRDGIAAEEQERYRQLRERLGSPGSGTGVPADQVGTSLGARYAALPSGPLAAFVIGQSDLYPSYVKVSTEGRQSFAAADEIENPVHLLTGRFDLGFVIITLYPLIILALSYNLLSNEKEQGTLVLLLSQPLRLRTLVAGKVLTRAIAVVGLAIVVSIGSIALSGQDAAEGDFTSRLALWLAIVVSYGAFWFALAVAINALGRSSATNAVALAGTWLLLVAVVPALVNVLVRATYPVPSRVELVQAIRNASNEAQTEGTRLKARYFEDHPELVGAEADYSEFAIQSLATQNAIERSIAETLDHFENQLRRQQTLVDRLRFLSPAIAAFEALQDAAGTGSARYRHFMSQVESFHAQWRAYFHPLILRAQPIQADELERIPTFTYEEEPISQVTERVTIGLIGLVIPAAALAAISVPLLRRFTVVS, from the coding sequence ATGGTTCTTCGCATTGCTCAACACGAGGCGCGTCTGCTGATCGCCGATCGGACGCTAATCGCCGTTTCCCTTGTGCTGGTGGCAATTGTCGCCTACGGAGTCGCGAACGGAGCGTCCTGGGTGGCATTTCAGCAATCGACCCGCGATGGCATCGCTGCCGAGGAGCAGGAGCGTTACAGGCAACTCCGCGAGCGTCTCGGCTCGCCCGGATCGGGTACTGGTGTGCCTGCAGATCAGGTCGGCACCTCACTTGGTGCTCGATACGCTGCCTTGCCCTCCGGACCGCTGGCGGCCTTTGTGATCGGCCAATCTGACCTTTACCCTTCATATGTGAAGGTCTCGACTGAAGGACGCCAATCGTTCGCCGCCGCAGACGAGATCGAGAATCCAGTGCATTTACTCACCGGACGATTCGACCTCGGCTTTGTGATCATCACGTTATATCCTCTGATCATTCTCGCGCTCAGCTATAACCTGCTCTCCAACGAAAAAGAACAGGGAACGCTCGTCCTGCTGCTTTCCCAGCCGCTCCGACTGCGAACTCTGGTCGCGGGAAAGGTGTTGACCCGAGCCATCGCGGTCGTTGGGCTGGCAATCGTCGTTTCGATCGGAAGTATAGCTCTCTCAGGGCAAGACGCGGCGGAAGGCGATTTCACATCAAGACTTGCCCTCTGGCTTGCGATCGTCGTGTCGTATGGCGCCTTCTGGTTTGCCCTCGCTGTGGCCATCAATGCGCTCGGGAGAAGCTCGGCAACTAACGCGGTCGCTCTGGCCGGTACCTGGCTCTTGCTAGTCGCGGTCGTCCCCGCCCTGGTGAACGTGCTTGTCCGAGCAACCTATCCGGTACCGTCTCGGGTCGAGCTGGTTCAGGCGATTCGCAATGCCTCGAACGAGGCTCAGACTGAAGGGACCCGGCTGAAAGCCCGCTACTTCGAAGATCACCCCGAACTGGTTGGTGCCGAGGCCGATTACTCCGAGTTCGCCATTCAGTCACTTGCCACTCAGAATGCCATCGAGCGCAGCATCGCCGAGACACTCGATCACTTTGAAAATCAGCTCCGTCGTCAACAAACGCTCGTCGATCGTCTCCGATTCCTTTCGCCGGCCATTGCTGCGTTCGAGGCACTGCAGGACGCGGCGGGGACCGGCTCCGCTCGCTACCGCCACTTCATGAGTCAGGTGGAATCGTTCCACGCGCAATGGCGTGCGTATTTCCACCCCTTGATTCTTCGAGCCCAACCCATCCAGGCCGACGAACTCGAACGCATTCCAACATTCACCTACGAAGAAGAACCAATCTCTCAGGTGACCGAGCGCGTGACGATCGGTCTGATCGGACTTGTCATTCCCGCGGCTGCCCTGGCAGCAATCAGTGTTCCCTTGCTTCGCCGGTTCACGGTGGTGTCCTGA
- a CDS encoding ABC transporter ATP-binding protein, producing MLEASDLTKAYGSHTALDHLNLTVRPGEVYCLLGANGAGKTTTINLFLDFIPRTSGSAKINGLDVAEHPLETKKHLAYIPEQVMLYGNLTGLENLSYFAALAGHSSYSNDEFLGFLRQAGLPEDAARRRVRTYSKGMRQKVGIAVAIAKRARGLLLDEPTSGLDPKASNEFSDLLLMLREQGVAILMATHDLFRAKETGTRVGIMKHGHLVAALDTAEVGHADLERIYLEHMHD from the coding sequence ATGCTTGAGGCGTCCGATCTGACAAAAGCCTATGGCTCTCACACAGCCCTGGATCACCTGAATCTCACGGTGCGTCCCGGAGAAGTCTACTGTCTGCTCGGCGCCAACGGCGCAGGGAAAACCACGACGATCAACCTCTTTCTCGACTTCATTCCTCGCACATCCGGCTCGGCGAAAATCAATGGCCTGGACGTGGCCGAACATCCGCTGGAGACGAAGAAGCACCTCGCCTACATTCCCGAACAGGTCATGCTCTACGGAAACCTGACGGGCCTCGAAAACCTTTCCTACTTTGCGGCCCTGGCCGGGCATTCGTCTTATTCAAACGACGAATTCCTTGGCTTTCTTCGCCAGGCTGGCTTGCCCGAGGATGCCGCTCGACGCCGGGTACGCACATACTCGAAAGGGATGCGGCAGAAAGTCGGTATCGCCGTGGCGATTGCCAAGAGAGCCAGGGGCTTGCTGCTCGACGAACCGACCTCCGGGCTCGATCCCAAGGCGTCGAACGAGTTCTCCGACCTCCTCCTGATGCTCCGCGAACAGGGAGTGGCCATCCTGATGGCCACTCACGACCTGTTCCGGGCCAAGGAAACCGGCACCCGGGTTGGCATTATGAAACACGGCCACCTCGTCGCCGCCCTCGACACCGCCGAGGTCGGCCACGCAGACCTGGAACGAATTTATCTTGAACATATGCATGATTGA
- a CDS encoding DUF4198 domain-containing protein encodes MHARRSLLTLSLFLLISGSAQAHSIAVIANNPATTPGGKVTVFLAWGHRLPVDELVSGNDLEQYQLHSPSGTVVPLKRDDRSFQANEIVLDETGLHQVTVVRAPSVFTMYTEASGKRVHARGPKSELKLPEGAQINLSARSSQFGKALILSGSSESVAACPPLGHALEIVLDSTPGMKGFSLDEPVRARVLFQGKPLAGVNVFAASTSLNPDGSPELSAVTDEEGRVALDLFEPGTWVLQASHRAEAPEDQRDSYDTESFLASFTIPVAADE; translated from the coding sequence ATGCACGCTCGACGTTCCCTGCTCACCCTGAGCCTCTTTCTTCTGATCTCCGGATCGGCCCAGGCCCATTCCATCGCCGTGATCGCCAATAACCCGGCCACGACACCGGGTGGAAAAGTCACCGTCTTCCTCGCCTGGGGACATCGCCTCCCGGTCGATGAACTCGTCTCAGGGAACGATCTGGAGCAGTACCAACTTCACTCGCCAAGCGGCACCGTCGTTCCGCTCAAGCGTGACGATCGTTCCTTTCAAGCCAACGAGATCGTCCTTGACGAGACGGGCCTCCATCAGGTGACCGTTGTGCGAGCCCCGTCGGTCTTCACCATGTACACCGAGGCCTCCGGGAAACGAGTCCATGCTCGCGGCCCCAAAAGTGAGCTGAAACTCCCCGAAGGCGCCCAGATCAACCTCTCGGCCCGAAGCAGCCAGTTCGGCAAGGCCCTGATCCTCTCCGGCAGTTCCGAGAGCGTTGCAGCATGCCCTCCCCTGGGCCATGCACTGGAAATCGTTCTCGATTCGACTCCAGGCATGAAGGGGTTCTCACTCGATGAACCGGTACGGGCCCGGGTCCTGTTCCAGGGGAAGCCTCTGGCCGGAGTGAACGTCTTCGCCGCCAGCACCTCACTGAACCCCGACGGCAGCCCCGAACTCTCCGCCGTGACCGATGAGGAAGGTCGGGTCGCCCTCGACCTTTTCGAGCCGGGTACGTGGGTTTTGCAAGCCTCGCACCGAGCCGAGGCTCCGGAAGACCAACGAGACTCGTACGACACCGAATCCTTCCTGGCTTCGTTCACCATCCCAGTTGCCGCCGACGAATAA